The following are encoded together in the Flavobacterium sp. TR2 genome:
- a CDS encoding putative LPS assembly protein LptD: MTCQKTSHNFTKIAFKPLHTNLFNIVLISFFLTIGCGNLYSQEIKNKKKPLPAVKQTDKENTAITDTIKLDTVKPKKTFLDGKVRYKAKDYAKIDQKKKLITLYNEAELYYKDVELKSGIIVLNYEKDEVYAGRIKDSAGVLTQYPNFKQGASEVQPDSIRFNFKTKKALIYNSRTEQGEFKIKAAVTKKENDSVYFLKGARFTTSTDVDHPEYYFQTSKVKFIPGKKVITGLTNMVIADVPTPLALPFAYFPMSQEKSVSGIIIPSYNDSNTRGFSLQNGGYYFALSDNYDLTVLGDYYTNGSYAMRFESAYAKRYKYRGNVNVRFENLISSERGYPDYSKQSIYNIQWSHSKDTKSNPNSTFSASVNMGSSKYFKQSINQANIGSNLNNTLSSSISYNKTFNTIPGSRISLSATHSQNTQTEDIIMTLPSLQGSIDRVYPFVGKDGVKKGLIKNINLQYNVSGKNYFKTKDSLFFKPQMFDDAQLGLQQTIPLSTNFKIFKYFSAGASTTYQETWVNKTIQKVYDPTTAQTINKTVNGFDAFRTYNFSTNLGTTIYGTFNFGDDKKIQSIRHVMRPSITYAYTPSFEKYYDTYAVDASGRITSEYTRFENGLYGAPGKENSNIVGFALSNTFEAKVRDRDSTKTEPKKIMLLNNLNFSTSYNFNADGKSTFGWQPVLVSGGTQFFDNKMNMNFGATLDPYAIDNGGNKIDKFNIDNGGSLFRMTSANVTVNYSFSNKGTGKEKEKNTQSQRNGGRNDDLFGTNTDLNDSRNSQFANEPEREDAITEFFNSKVPWDMTLAYSLTYSNVKRENTISGNSIMVSINTDLTPKWKAGVSTGYDFVQKGVTFTQFRFERDLLSWRMAFNWQPLGTNSNWNFFIGIKSGMLSDIKWNKRSVSNR; this comes from the coding sequence TTGACGTGTCAAAAAACAAGCCATAATTTTACAAAAATAGCATTTAAACCTTTGCATACAAACTTATTTAATATCGTTTTAATATCATTTTTCCTAACTATAGGTTGTGGTAATTTATATTCGCAAGAAATAAAAAACAAAAAAAAGCCTTTACCTGCTGTAAAACAAACAGATAAAGAAAATACTGCGATTACAGATACCATAAAACTAGATACTGTAAAACCCAAAAAGACTTTTTTGGACGGAAAAGTTAGATATAAAGCCAAAGATTATGCTAAAATTGACCAGAAAAAAAAGCTGATCACTTTATATAATGAAGCTGAATTATACTATAAAGACGTAGAATTAAAATCGGGTATAATTGTACTTAATTACGAAAAAGATGAAGTTTATGCTGGAAGGATTAAAGATTCTGCTGGAGTTTTAACGCAATATCCTAACTTTAAACAAGGGGCAAGCGAGGTACAGCCAGACTCTATCCGATTTAACTTTAAAACTAAAAAAGCCTTAATCTACAACTCTAGAACAGAACAAGGCGAATTTAAAATTAAAGCCGCTGTCACCAAAAAGGAAAACGATTCGGTTTACTTTTTGAAAGGCGCACGTTTTACAACTTCAACAGATGTCGATCATCCTGAATACTATTTTCAGACTAGTAAAGTTAAATTTATACCTGGCAAAAAAGTAATTACCGGTTTGACCAATATGGTAATTGCTGATGTTCCTACTCCACTGGCGTTGCCTTTCGCTTACTTTCCAATGAGTCAGGAAAAGAGTGTTTCAGGTATTATCATTCCAAGCTACAACGACTCTAATACGCGAGGATTTTCGCTTCAAAACGGAGGTTATTACTTTGCGCTAAGCGATAATTACGACTTGACTGTACTGGGAGATTATTATACCAATGGAAGTTACGCCATGCGATTCGAGTCGGCTTATGCAAAACGATATAAATACAGAGGAAATGTAAACGTTCGTTTTGAGAACTTAATCAGCAGCGAACGCGGTTATCCTGATTACTCAAAACAAAGCATTTACAATATTCAATGGTCACATTCTAAAGACACAAAATCAAATCCGAACTCTACTTTCTCTGCTTCTGTAAACATGGGTAGCAGTAAGTATTTCAAACAGTCTATCAACCAAGCTAATATTGGATCGAACTTAAATAACACATTAAGTTCTTCTATTTCATACAATAAAACTTTTAATACCATTCCTGGGTCCCGTATTTCGTTATCTGCAACCCATAGCCAGAATACGCAGACAGAAGACATCATTATGACACTTCCGTCTTTACAGGGAAGTATTGACCGTGTTTATCCTTTTGTTGGAAAAGATGGCGTAAAGAAGGGATTAATAAAGAATATCAACTTGCAATATAACGTCAGCGGTAAAAACTATTTCAAAACAAAAGATTCGTTGTTCTTCAAACCTCAGATGTTTGACGATGCGCAATTAGGATTACAGCAGACAATTCCATTGAGCACTAACTTTAAGATTTTCAAGTATTTTAGTGCTGGAGCATCTACAACTTATCAGGAAACATGGGTTAATAAGACCATTCAGAAAGTTTACGACCCTACTACGGCCCAAACCATCAACAAAACAGTAAATGGTTTTGACGCTTTCAGAACTTACAATTTCAGCACCAATCTAGGAACGACCATCTACGGGACTTTCAATTTTGGAGATGACAAAAAAATTCAATCTATCCGACACGTCATGCGTCCAAGCATAACGTATGCTTATACGCCAAGTTTTGAAAAGTACTATGATACTTATGCAGTAGATGCATCTGGAAGAATCACTTCTGAATACACGAGATTCGAAAACGGATTATATGGCGCTCCTGGAAAAGAAAATTCCAACATTGTAGGTTTTGCTTTGAGCAACACATTTGAAGCAAAAGTTAGAGACCGCGACAGCACAAAAACAGAGCCTAAAAAAATAATGCTGCTAAACAACTTAAACTTCAGCACGAGCTACAATTTCAATGCTGACGGTAAATCGACGTTTGGATGGCAGCCTGTATTAGTTAGCGGTGGAACGCAGTTTTTTGACAATAAAATGAATATGAACTTTGGCGCAACATTAGATCCATATGCGATTGATAATGGCGGTAACAAAATTGACAAATTCAACATTGACAACGGCGGAAGTTTATTTAGAATGACAAGTGCAAACGTGACAGTGAATTACTCATTTTCGAATAAAGGAACTGGAAAAGAAAAGGAAAAGAACACCCAAAGTCAGCGGAACGGAGGGCGAAACGATGACTTGTTTGGTACCAATACAGACTTAAACGACAGCCGAAATAGCCAATTTGCCAATGAACCTGAAAGAGAGGATGCCATTACGGAATTTTTTAATTCTAAAGTTCCGTGGGATATGACTCTCGCCTATTCGTTAACGTATTCAAATGTCAAACGAGAGAATACTATTTCTGGAAACTCTATCATGGTTTCTATTAACACTGACCTTACTCCAAAATGGAAAGCAGGGGTTTCAACGGGTTACGATTTTGTGCAAAAAGGAGTCACCTTTACTCAATTCCGTTTTGAAAGAGATTTATTGAGCTGGAGAATGGCTTTCAACTGGCAGCCATTAGGAACAAATTCGAACTGGAACTTCTTCATCGGAATTAAATCTGGTATGCTTAGTGACATCAAATGGAACAAACGCAGCGTTTCAAATAGATAA
- a CDS encoding RidA family protein: protein MKKIIFTEKAPAPIGPYNQAVLSGNTLYASGQIAIDPESGELITDNINDETTQVMKNIAAILEAAGMTFENVVKSTIFIMDMNNFGAINTVYGSYFNEKTAPARETVQVACLPKNVNVEISIIAVQ from the coding sequence ATGAAAAAAATAATTTTTACCGAGAAAGCTCCGGCTCCAATCGGACCTTATAATCAAGCCGTATTATCTGGAAACACACTTTATGCTTCTGGGCAGATTGCAATCGATCCTGAATCAGGAGAATTGATTACAGACAACATTAATGATGAGACTACTCAAGTGATGAAAAACATTGCTGCTATTCTTGAAGCTGCAGGGATGACATTTGAGAACGTTGTAAAGTCAACTATTTTCATCATGGACATGAATAACTTTGGTGCAATAAATACCGTTTACGGTTCTTATTTTAACGAAAAAACCGCTCCAGCTCGTGAAACGGTTCAAGTGGCTTGTCTGCCAAAAAATGTTAATGTAGAAATTTCTATAATTGCTGTTCAATAG
- a CDS encoding methylglyoxal synthase, with product MEIAIIAHDGKKADLIDFLIKNEAVLHNEKIRLIGTGTTGGKAEAAGFKTQRMLSGPLGGDAQIAGRVAEGITQMVFFFKDPLSSHPHEADINMLIRVCDVHNVPLATNEATAQLLLDAIEQQL from the coding sequence ATGGAAATTGCCATTATTGCTCATGATGGCAAAAAAGCTGATTTGATTGATTTCTTAATCAAAAATGAGGCTGTTTTGCACAATGAAAAAATAAGGCTTATTGGTACTGGTACTACGGGAGGAAAAGCTGAAGCTGCTGGATTTAAAACTCAGAGAATGCTTTCTGGACCTCTTGGAGGCGATGCGCAAATTGCGGGAAGAGTTGCAGAAGGAATTACGCAGATGGTTTTCTTTTTTAAAGATCCTTTGTCAAGCCATCCGCATGAAGCAGATATCAATATGCTAATCCGTGTTTGTGATGTGCATAATGTGCCGCTGGCAACCAATGAAGCAACGGCACAATTATTATTAGATGCTATTGAACAGCAATTATAG
- a CDS encoding N-acetylglucosamine kinase, whose amino-acid sequence MKLIVDSGSTKADWIAIDDNGKVLFTTQTLGLNPEILDEPEIIERLNDRFDILQNKKNATHLFFYGAGCGTDRMKEWLKQIFQEYFSNAIVDVQEDTYAAVYATTPKGEEAIVSILGTGSNCSYFDGKTLHQKVQSLGYIVMDDCSGNVFGKELIRKYYFNKMPKELAVELEKEYDVDPDFIKNKLYKEPNPNAYLATYAKFLIKHKDTEFCRKIIFKGMKSFVKNYIKQFDNCKEVPVHFVGSIAFYLKDELQETFNKYELQLGNVLRRPIDGLIAYHVANQ is encoded by the coding sequence ATGAAATTAATAGTTGACAGTGGATCTACTAAAGCCGATTGGATTGCAATAGATGATAATGGAAAAGTATTATTCACAACACAAACTTTAGGATTAAATCCTGAAATTCTAGACGAGCCAGAAATCATCGAAAGATTAAATGACCGTTTTGACATCTTACAAAATAAAAAAAATGCTACGCATTTATTCTTTTATGGTGCCGGCTGCGGTACTGACAGAATGAAAGAGTGGTTGAAACAAATTTTTCAAGAATATTTTTCTAACGCAATTGTAGACGTTCAAGAAGACACTTATGCTGCTGTTTATGCAACAACTCCAAAAGGAGAAGAAGCAATCGTTAGCATCTTAGGAACAGGTTCTAACTGCAGTTATTTTGATGGAAAAACATTGCATCAAAAAGTGCAATCATTAGGATACATTGTTATGGATGATTGCAGTGGAAATGTTTTTGGAAAAGAATTAATTAGAAAATACTATTTTAATAAAATGCCTAAAGAATTGGCTGTTGAACTTGAAAAAGAGTACGACGTTGATCCGGATTTTATTAAAAATAAATTATATAAAGAGCCAAACCCAAATGCTTATTTGGCAACTTACGCTAAGTTTTTAATTAAGCATAAAGACACAGAGTTCTGCAGAAAAATCATTTTCAAAGGAATGAAGTCTTTCGTTAAGAATTACATCAAACAATTTGACAATTGCAAAGAAGTTCCTGTACATTTTGTTGGTTCTATTGCATTTTATTTGAAAGATGAGTTGCAAGAGACATTTAATAAATATGAACTTCAATTGGGTAACGTTTTAAGAAGACCAATTGACGGATTAATTGCTTATCATGTCGCTAATCAATAG